The Daphnia magna isolate NIES linkage group LG3, ASM2063170v1.1, whole genome shotgun sequence genomic interval TCTAGACTCCACCAAGATCTATTACTGTAGATGCTGTACCCAACACCCTAGATCACCAAGAAGAACATGAGAGTGATGATGATAGTGCACAGagtgattcagaattgaacagTCAAGACATGGTATTGATTGCTGACAAAAGTAGTTCTGCTGTGATCCTATCAGAGCCACCCCAGCTAACATTAACATCCTCCCAACTGACTGAAGAAGTCTTTGTACTTAGACAGCAAATTGGTCGCCTCCATCGTCGCATGGCCGGTTTCGAAAGAGAGCAGCAGCAAAGGCAACAGCGTGATGCTCTCGTCGTCTCATTAGGCGCTGTATATATTGTTTGGAAAGTCATCCTGTGGCTTACTCGTTCTCCGTAgtgtaaaaaataaacttcTTAGTCGCGCAAATGAATgtattattaatattttacaCGGCATGATTTCTGTTCATTGGGACTTACTGACTTGACTATAAGCAGAACAATCAATTTGCAAAGTTgggaatttgtttttcatttattttttgttccttctAGTGGAACTTGATCCCGTGTCATCCATTTGATGCCTTTGTGCGGTAATGGTGATTGCAAGAACGGACACAGCCAAATAAGGTGCCATCGACGTCCAAGAGCGTCACGAATGTTGTGCATCACACCACAATCGTGGTCGTTAGTACCTTTATCCCGCTCCCAAGACGTTTGATTGAAAAAGGCTAGATTGCTCTGTTGGTATAGTAACACACCACTGAAACAGCACCCAATCATAGTAATGGAATAGTAAAAGAAGTACAGCTGTGTGAAAGAGGTATCAATGCCAAAAAACAGAATAGTAAGTGGCATGACAATCCGGATTATGTGAGACCATTCAAACTCAATCACTTGAGACCAGATATAATAGTGATTGAAGTAAGTTGCATAGATGGTAGCAAGGAAGAGATAGGCCAAAAAGAGAtagaaaaatctaaaattgTTGTAGCCGATGCAGCATCCAGTAAAACCACAGTGGtgctgaaataaaaaaaaaaaaaaaaaatacgatttaaaaaaaaaatatgcagtATATGTAGAATAACAGTAGCCATTCGAGACTTTTCTTACCTCACGCTTCAAGATGCAAGTGTTGCACTGGCTGCAATGCCATGATCTGGGGGGTGATAATGTTTCACAAAAAGAACAATAATGCCATCCTGCTGATGAACTAGCCTTCAATGTAAAATAACATGATTAGAGATAGAATATGAATTATACATAATTGTGACAATACCATTTTCGTGTCAACAATTAGATGCTTGGCACTGGTATCAACCAGTATGACTCCAATTAGATTTCCGACTACATTAAACATTACATAAGTTCCACAAGTGGAATGGAAATAGAACCAAAACTTGTCAAACTCTTTTTTCCCATCATAAACAGCCGGCAGAACAACTGCAAGCTCAAATATGTAAATTGCTGGTATTATGAAAAAAACGAATCCTAAAGCAACTAATTCTGACAGAATTTTCGGGAGAACACGATCGCGAAAGGGTAACATTTCTGACTGGCTACACCACCATTACCTCTATCGTGACACTCATCCGTGTTCTTTCAAACACAAAccttttttctgttattttgtATACTTAGTAAAAGACAAATCCAACTGGCAGCTGTCAGCGTCCCGTGACTAGTAAAGAGACGTAGTCATGGCAACAGAGAAAGGTAGGGTTCGGCAAGTCTTTGAAGTTCCAACTTCCAAGTTCGATTCGAACGCTAGCCGCCTTGCATAAACCTTTGGTAGGgtttttaaagtttctttCTCCCTCACGTGACAGTTCGATTCTGTGCAAGTTACGGGTTTCTCCAGTTCTGCATTGTTTAAATTAGAAATATATGCTTCTTAAACCGAAACATGGTCAGAAATATGAATTTCAATGATCCTGATAAAGCCAATGGCGAAGAATTGTCAATAAACGAAGGTAAATGTAATTAACCATTTTGCTGAAAGAAGTTGAAGACTGCTGTCatgtaaaaaacaattattgaCTGAAAGAAATTATATTCCCTCTCACTTTTTCATTCCCAcctcaattttcttttctttttttttaacttcctATTAGATGAACAGCATAACAATGTTGCAAGTGGAGAGGATGATATAACAATGGATAGCCCAAATATGGATGAAAATtatgaaaatgaaatatgtGATGAACCCGAAGAAACTGATCCAGGTTGGTAATGtcaattaatttttctatttaaacaaaaatcaaacaaaattggaaatggAACATAGCAGAATATTCTTCACTGGACAAGCAGCTGGATGATCTAAATAGTGTCCTAGATGTTCTTGAGCAAAAAAATGATCACATTCAGTCCCAGCTAAAAGCACTGCTGAAGACCAGTCGAGAGATTAGACAGAATATAGTGAAGGAGAGAGAGGCTGACAGCAATTCTGATCTTGCAACAGACTGAATGGGGGGTGAAGAATAAAATATgttgaaatctaaaaaatgtgGTTCTTCATTCCAATTTGTTGTGCAGAGTAGTCAGTATGTTCTtaaattgcaaaatatttgtgtAACCATGTTACTTGTATATTCTattacatgtcatatttagaTGTAATTAAGAAACTGAGTTTACTAGAGGCTAGATTCTACATTTATTGTTGCTGGTCATCTTTATCTACAGGAGAACCATATTACATGGAGAAAatgtcatttaaaaatatgggattttctgtttcaattGAATTTGGGTTATCCCAAAACATTGAATGCTTCTTTACTCAGTAACCCATTTAAGTTTCTATTTGTATGATCCAAAGAAAGGCAGGAAAATTGCAAAACAAATTGTTCAATAATAAGGATTTCATAAAGAAAGAGTTGGAATAGAATTGAAAACCCTTAGTAATGAATGAAAACCTATATTATGATTCCTGCAGATGTCCTGATCACCTGCTTCCTTAACAAGCGACATTGGTTTAACATGCCACCATTCCATCTTTCCCTATTTGCCAAGTTTCCAGAGGagtaaataaaaggaaaattctGTTGAAAGAGAGCAATTCTTGTGATTATCCGTATTCCTTTATTTAATTTACAGTCGATCTGTAGCCTACCTTTCCGTCGGGAGACCTGTTTGTGACTTGATAAAATCTGTAAATTTTTGCGCATGGACTGTATTCTGTTCGGCACTTGAAACTGCCCCTATGGCTGAAATGTAAATTTGCATCATAGGCAAATCACTCCCATTGCGCCACATTCGGCGATCGGTTACTAGGCTGATTGTAATCCGCTAAAAACGTAGACTCAAGCCATTATACATTGCGTTCTGAACACGCACCTTTTACCTTGTGCTACTTTAAATCTTACTTCTTCTGGTTTGTTCAGTGTCTCACTGGTAAATGTGGACAGATTTGGGCCGAAATCCTCTGGTAACAGAGCGTATGTTAAATTGGTTTCAATTGTCACAATAGGCATTTTATTCCTCCAACAACCAGTTTGTAGAGAATTCTTTGTGCCCAAATTATCAACCACAGAAAAACACTAAATTAGATATAAAATATGTTGTTGTAGCCAAAACAATAGGCCTACAAATTGGTCTTGAGCTCTTGGCCTGTGACAGACGTTGCTGTGTTACCTCGAATTTAGGTCAAACTGCAGTAGATATGATTGCGTTTTCACCACTCGGCGATTACTGTAACTGTAATGATAATATGGCCCACCTGTTAATTTT includes:
- the LOC116919050 gene encoding probable palmitoyltransferase ZDHHC24; protein product: MLPFRDRVLPKILSELVALGFVFFIIPAIYIFELAVVLPAVYDGKKEFDKFWFYFHSTCGTYVMFNVVGNLIGVILVDTSAKHLIVDTKMASSSAGWHYCSFCETLSPPRSWHCSQCNTCILKREHHCGFTGCCIGYNNFRFFYLFLAYLFLATIYATYFNHYYIWSQVIEFEWSHIIRIVMPLTILFFGIDTSFTQLYFFYYSITMIGCCFSGVLLYQQSNLAFFNQTSWERDKGTNDHDCGVMHNIRDALGRRWHLIWLCPFLQSPLPHKGIKWMTRDQVPLEGTKNK
- the LOC116919053 gene encoding bublin coiled-coil protein isoform X2; protein product: MVRNMNFNDPDKANGEELSINEDEQHNNVASGEDDITMDSPNMDENYENEICDEPEETDPEYSSLDKQLDDLNSVLDVLEQKNDHIQSQLKALLKTSREIRQNIVKEREADSNSDLATD
- the LOC116919052 gene encoding transport and Golgi organization protein 11; the protein is MGSHAYNNTHDELYENSAFSAEMSSKMQVPKRISVLGGIDEDDKLGLGNFSTRYANKTDSKYEMKVPERILVVGQDQHVGMKAPPHELILENSILSINSYPPIRVQTPPRSITVDAVPNTLDHQEEHESDDDSAQSDSELNSQDMVLIADKSSSAVILSEPPQLTLTSSQLTEEVFVLRQQIGRLHRRMAGFEREQQQRQQRDALVVSLGAVYIVWKVILWLTRSP
- the LOC116919053 gene encoding bublin coiled-coil protein isoform X1, encoding MVRNMNFNDPDKANGEELSINEDEQHNNVASGEDDITMDSPNMDENYENEICDEPEETDPAEYSSLDKQLDDLNSVLDVLEQKNDHIQSQLKALLKTSREIRQNIVKEREADSNSDLATD
- the LOC123470747 gene encoding D-dopachrome decarboxylase-A-like gives rise to the protein MPIVTIETNLTYALLPEDFGPNLSTFTSETLNKPEERITISLVTDRRMWRNGSDLPMMQIYISAIGAVSSAEQNTVHAQKFTDFIKSQTGLPTERIFLLFTPLETWQIGKDGMVAC